From the genome of Glycine max cultivar Williams 82 chromosome 2, Glycine_max_v4.0, whole genome shotgun sequence, one region includes:
- the LOC100789473 gene encoding YTH domain-containing protein ECT1 isoform X1, translating to MATLAPSSDTATADLLQNLSLDSESKTVPEPAKKNGHGPAKGVTKPFNPNASFTPNGHLSASAYYYGGYDGQRDWNIYSRYMNLNTGMKQVPLVCGVLGDSCSYLYHQGYGYTPYGAPMQHDDNLYGLQQYQYPSSYYQSPASADGSFAANKINAQEGRISAAASAEHIPSSAVINKGSSIGVVNEGSTNNNGVKEFLSSTQRPLLNSNDSYQRAGFPVYAPLSGYQDPRVGPHGTQPALPLDPLLFSNKKSNDGAKIGLSSPAVPGKKISSQRNTTIPQPLPQSMNLHGSIHSSGLEPFSGFINGTYPSNTMYSQYGNAYRASSHFGQAPYGYGYRIGSVNNKPKASNDGCAIDHVKRNMDGFGELNKGPRSGNSSDDKSVDGPGPVTLLIKGQNLPIKSDNKEVPLVPNNEQYNGKDFPENYSDAKFFVIKSYSEDDIHKSIKYKVWASTFNGNKKLDAAYHESKEKPGDCPVFLLFSVNTSGQFVGLAEMVSPLDFGRTVEYWQQDRWSGCFSVKWHIIKDIPNSVLRPITLENNENKPVTNSRDTQEVKFEKGIQILKIFKQHSSKTCILDDFGFYETREKMIQERKSMEQQLPKQASKSNDLTTNGTVMLPKSHDGALKNESATTDEAGQKEKLVEVNGSTQASEDCSKNC from the exons ATGGCAACCCTTGCTCCATCCTCTGACACTGCAA CTGCAGATTTACTGCAGAATTTGTCCTTGGATTCCGAGTCCAAGACAGTTCCTGAGCCTGCAAAGAAG AATGGACATGGTCCAGCCAAGGGGGTGACCAAGCCATTTAACCCGAATGCAAGCTTCACTCCAAATGGACACCTGTCTGCTTCTGCATACTATTATGGAG GTTATGATGGGCAACGTGATTGGAATATTTATTCCCGATATATGAACCTTAATACTGGGATGAAACAAGTACCTCTTGTTTGT GGTGTTTTGGGAGATAGCTGCTCTTATTTGTACCATCAAGGTTATGGTTATACACCATATGGAGCACCCATGCAACATGATGACAATCTCTATGGGCTGCAACAGTACCAGTACCCTTCTTCTTACTACCAGTCTCCAGCTTCTGCTGATGGGTCATTTGCTGCTAACAAAATCAATGCTCAAGAAGGGAGAATATCAGCTGCAGCCAGTGCTGAACATATCCCTTCATCTGCTGTTATTAATAAAGGAAGCTCCATTGGTGTGGTGAATGAAGGTTCCACAAACAACAATGGGGTAAAGGAATTTTTATCAAGTACCCAGCGCCCGTTGTTGAATTCAAATGATTCTTATCAAAGGGCTGGCTTTCCTGTGTATGCTCCTTTGTCAGGATATCAAGATCCAAGAGTAGGTCCTCATGGGACTCAACCAGCATTACCTTTGGATCccttattattttctaataagaaGTCCAATGATGGAGCAAAAATTGGATTATCTTCACCAGCTGTGCCTGGCAAAAAAATTTCCTCTCAAAGGAATACAACCATTCCTCAGCCACTTCCACAGTCCATG AACTTACATGGTTCCATACATTCATCTGGACTAGAACCGTTCTCTGGATTCATTAATGGGACGTACCCAAGCAACACAATGTATAGCCAATATGGAAATGCATATAGAGCTAGTTCTCATTTCGGACAAGCTCCGTATGGATATGGGTATAGAATAGGGTCTGTTAATAACAAGCCTAAAGCCTCAAATGATGGTTGTGCTATTGATCATgtcaaaagaaatatggatgGCTTTGGTGAGCTGAATAAGGGACCCAGATCTGGCAATAGTTCTGATGATAAAAGTGTTGATGGTCCTGGACCTGTCACATTATTAATCAAGGGACAGAATCTTCCAATTAAGAGTGATAATAAAGAAGTGCCTCTAGTTCCCAATAACGAACAGTACAATGGGAAAGACTTTCCTGAGAATTATTCTGATGCAAAATTTTTTGTCATCAAATCTTATAGCGAGGATGATATTCATAAAAGCATTAAATATAAAGTCTGGGCAAGCACCTTTAATGGCAACAAAAAACTGGATGCAGCGTATCATGAATCCAAGGAGAAACCTGGTGACTGTCCTGTATTTTTGCTATTTTCG GTTAACACTAGTGGCCAATTTGTTGGTTTGGCAGAGATGGTGAGTCCACTTGATTTTGGTAGAACTGTGGAGTATTGGCAGCAGGACAGGTGGAGTGGTTGCTTTTCTGTGAAGTGGCATATCATAAAAGATATCCCAAACAGTGTGTTGAGGCCCATAACACtagaaaacaatgaaaacaaaCCTGTTACTAACAGCAGGGACACCCAGGAG GTTAAGTTTGAGAAGGGTATTcaaattctcaaaattttcaagCAGCATTCAAGCAAAACATGCATTTTGGATGATTTTGGGTTCTATGAGACTCGTGAAAAGATGATTCAGGAAAGAAAATCTATGGAACAACAGCTTCCGAAACAG GCTAGCAAGTCCAATGATTTAACAACAAATGGGACAGTTATGTTGCCCAAGTCTCATGATGGAGCCTTGAAGAATGAATCAGCTACTACAGATGAAGCAGGACAAAAGGAGAAGCTGGTAGAAGTGAATGGATCAACTCAAGCATCTGAAGACTGTTCAAAGAACTGCTAA
- the LOC100789473 gene encoding YTH domain-containing protein ECT3 isoform X7: MQHDDNLYGLQQYQYPSSYYQSPASADGSFAANKINAQEGRISAAASAEHIPSSAVINKGSSIGVVNEGSTNNNGVKEFLSSTQRPLLNSNDSYQRAGFPVYAPLSGYQDPRVGPHGTQPALPLDPLLFSNKKSNDGAKIGLSSPAVPGKKISSQRNTTIPQPLPQSMNLHGSIHSSGLEPFSGFINGTYPSNTMYSQYGNAYRASSHFGQAPYGYGYRIGSVNNKPKASNDGCAIDHVKRNMDGFGELNKGPRSGNSSDDKSVDGPGPVTLLIKGQNLPIKSDNKEVPLVPNNEQYNGKDFPENYSDAKFFVIKSYSEDDIHKSIKYKVWASTFNGNKKLDAAYHESKEKPGDCPVFLLFSVNTSGQFVGLAEMVSPLDFGRTVEYWQQDRWSGCFSVKWHIIKDIPNSVLRPITLENNENKPVTNSRDTQEVKFEKGIQILKIFKQHSSKTCILDDFGFYETREKMIQERKSMEQQLPKQASKSNDLTTNGTVMLPKSHDGALKNESATTDEAGQKEKLVEVNGSTQASEDCSKNC; this comes from the exons ATGCAACATGATGACAATCTCTATGGGCTGCAACAGTACCAGTACCCTTCTTCTTACTACCAGTCTCCAGCTTCTGCTGATGGGTCATTTGCTGCTAACAAAATCAATGCTCAAGAAGGGAGAATATCAGCTGCAGCCAGTGCTGAACATATCCCTTCATCTGCTGTTATTAATAAAGGAAGCTCCATTGGTGTGGTGAATGAAGGTTCCACAAACAACAATGGGGTAAAGGAATTTTTATCAAGTACCCAGCGCCCGTTGTTGAATTCAAATGATTCTTATCAAAGGGCTGGCTTTCCTGTGTATGCTCCTTTGTCAGGATATCAAGATCCAAGAGTAGGTCCTCATGGGACTCAACCAGCATTACCTTTGGATCccttattattttctaataagaaGTCCAATGATGGAGCAAAAATTGGATTATCTTCACCAGCTGTGCCTGGCAAAAAAATTTCCTCTCAAAGGAATACAACCATTCCTCAGCCACTTCCACAGTCCATG AACTTACATGGTTCCATACATTCATCTGGACTAGAACCGTTCTCTGGATTCATTAATGGGACGTACCCAAGCAACACAATGTATAGCCAATATGGAAATGCATATAGAGCTAGTTCTCATTTCGGACAAGCTCCGTATGGATATGGGTATAGAATAGGGTCTGTTAATAACAAGCCTAAAGCCTCAAATGATGGTTGTGCTATTGATCATgtcaaaagaaatatggatgGCTTTGGTGAGCTGAATAAGGGACCCAGATCTGGCAATAGTTCTGATGATAAAAGTGTTGATGGTCCTGGACCTGTCACATTATTAATCAAGGGACAGAATCTTCCAATTAAGAGTGATAATAAAGAAGTGCCTCTAGTTCCCAATAACGAACAGTACAATGGGAAAGACTTTCCTGAGAATTATTCTGATGCAAAATTTTTTGTCATCAAATCTTATAGCGAGGATGATATTCATAAAAGCATTAAATATAAAGTCTGGGCAAGCACCTTTAATGGCAACAAAAAACTGGATGCAGCGTATCATGAATCCAAGGAGAAACCTGGTGACTGTCCTGTATTTTTGCTATTTTCG GTTAACACTAGTGGCCAATTTGTTGGTTTGGCAGAGATGGTGAGTCCACTTGATTTTGGTAGAACTGTGGAGTATTGGCAGCAGGACAGGTGGAGTGGTTGCTTTTCTGTGAAGTGGCATATCATAAAAGATATCCCAAACAGTGTGTTGAGGCCCATAACACtagaaaacaatgaaaacaaaCCTGTTACTAACAGCAGGGACACCCAGGAG GTTAAGTTTGAGAAGGGTATTcaaattctcaaaattttcaagCAGCATTCAAGCAAAACATGCATTTTGGATGATTTTGGGTTCTATGAGACTCGTGAAAAGATGATTCAGGAAAGAAAATCTATGGAACAACAGCTTCCGAAACAG GCTAGCAAGTCCAATGATTTAACAACAAATGGGACAGTTATGTTGCCCAAGTCTCATGATGGAGCCTTGAAGAATGAATCAGCTACTACAGATGAAGCAGGACAAAAGGAGAAGCTGGTAGAAGTGAATGGATCAACTCAAGCATCTGAAGACTGTTCAAAGAACTGCTAA
- the LOC100789473 gene encoding YTH domain-containing protein ECT1 isoform X2, giving the protein MATLAPSSDTANLLQNLSLDSESKTVPEPAKKNGHGPAKGVTKPFNPNASFTPNGHLSASAYYYGGYDGQRDWNIYSRYMNLNTGMKQVPLVCGVLGDSCSYLYHQGYGYTPYGAPMQHDDNLYGLQQYQYPSSYYQSPASADGSFAANKINAQEGRISAAASAEHIPSSAVINKGSSIGVVNEGSTNNNGVKEFLSSTQRPLLNSNDSYQRAGFPVYAPLSGYQDPRVGPHGTQPALPLDPLLFSNKKSNDGAKIGLSSPAVPGKKISSQRNTTIPQPLPQSMNLHGSIHSSGLEPFSGFINGTYPSNTMYSQYGNAYRASSHFGQAPYGYGYRIGSVNNKPKASNDGCAIDHVKRNMDGFGELNKGPRSGNSSDDKSVDGPGPVTLLIKGQNLPIKSDNKEVPLVPNNEQYNGKDFPENYSDAKFFVIKSYSEDDIHKSIKYKVWASTFNGNKKLDAAYHESKEKPGDCPVFLLFSVNTSGQFVGLAEMVSPLDFGRTVEYWQQDRWSGCFSVKWHIIKDIPNSVLRPITLENNENKPVTNSRDTQEVKFEKGIQILKIFKQHSSKTCILDDFGFYETREKMIQERKSMEQQLPKQASKSNDLTTNGTVMLPKSHDGALKNESATTDEAGQKEKLVEVNGSTQASEDCSKNC; this is encoded by the exons ATGGCAACCCTTGCTCCATCCTCTGACACTGCAA ATTTACTGCAGAATTTGTCCTTGGATTCCGAGTCCAAGACAGTTCCTGAGCCTGCAAAGAAG AATGGACATGGTCCAGCCAAGGGGGTGACCAAGCCATTTAACCCGAATGCAAGCTTCACTCCAAATGGACACCTGTCTGCTTCTGCATACTATTATGGAG GTTATGATGGGCAACGTGATTGGAATATTTATTCCCGATATATGAACCTTAATACTGGGATGAAACAAGTACCTCTTGTTTGT GGTGTTTTGGGAGATAGCTGCTCTTATTTGTACCATCAAGGTTATGGTTATACACCATATGGAGCACCCATGCAACATGATGACAATCTCTATGGGCTGCAACAGTACCAGTACCCTTCTTCTTACTACCAGTCTCCAGCTTCTGCTGATGGGTCATTTGCTGCTAACAAAATCAATGCTCAAGAAGGGAGAATATCAGCTGCAGCCAGTGCTGAACATATCCCTTCATCTGCTGTTATTAATAAAGGAAGCTCCATTGGTGTGGTGAATGAAGGTTCCACAAACAACAATGGGGTAAAGGAATTTTTATCAAGTACCCAGCGCCCGTTGTTGAATTCAAATGATTCTTATCAAAGGGCTGGCTTTCCTGTGTATGCTCCTTTGTCAGGATATCAAGATCCAAGAGTAGGTCCTCATGGGACTCAACCAGCATTACCTTTGGATCccttattattttctaataagaaGTCCAATGATGGAGCAAAAATTGGATTATCTTCACCAGCTGTGCCTGGCAAAAAAATTTCCTCTCAAAGGAATACAACCATTCCTCAGCCACTTCCACAGTCCATG AACTTACATGGTTCCATACATTCATCTGGACTAGAACCGTTCTCTGGATTCATTAATGGGACGTACCCAAGCAACACAATGTATAGCCAATATGGAAATGCATATAGAGCTAGTTCTCATTTCGGACAAGCTCCGTATGGATATGGGTATAGAATAGGGTCTGTTAATAACAAGCCTAAAGCCTCAAATGATGGTTGTGCTATTGATCATgtcaaaagaaatatggatgGCTTTGGTGAGCTGAATAAGGGACCCAGATCTGGCAATAGTTCTGATGATAAAAGTGTTGATGGTCCTGGACCTGTCACATTATTAATCAAGGGACAGAATCTTCCAATTAAGAGTGATAATAAAGAAGTGCCTCTAGTTCCCAATAACGAACAGTACAATGGGAAAGACTTTCCTGAGAATTATTCTGATGCAAAATTTTTTGTCATCAAATCTTATAGCGAGGATGATATTCATAAAAGCATTAAATATAAAGTCTGGGCAAGCACCTTTAATGGCAACAAAAAACTGGATGCAGCGTATCATGAATCCAAGGAGAAACCTGGTGACTGTCCTGTATTTTTGCTATTTTCG GTTAACACTAGTGGCCAATTTGTTGGTTTGGCAGAGATGGTGAGTCCACTTGATTTTGGTAGAACTGTGGAGTATTGGCAGCAGGACAGGTGGAGTGGTTGCTTTTCTGTGAAGTGGCATATCATAAAAGATATCCCAAACAGTGTGTTGAGGCCCATAACACtagaaaacaatgaaaacaaaCCTGTTACTAACAGCAGGGACACCCAGGAG GTTAAGTTTGAGAAGGGTATTcaaattctcaaaattttcaagCAGCATTCAAGCAAAACATGCATTTTGGATGATTTTGGGTTCTATGAGACTCGTGAAAAGATGATTCAGGAAAGAAAATCTATGGAACAACAGCTTCCGAAACAG GCTAGCAAGTCCAATGATTTAACAACAAATGGGACAGTTATGTTGCCCAAGTCTCATGATGGAGCCTTGAAGAATGAATCAGCTACTACAGATGAAGCAGGACAAAAGGAGAAGCTGGTAGAAGTGAATGGATCAACTCAAGCATCTGAAGACTGTTCAAAGAACTGCTAA
- the LOC100789473 gene encoding YTH domain-containing protein ECT3 isoform X3: MATLAPSSDTATADLLQNLSLDSESKTVPEPAKKNGHGPAKGVTKPFNPNASFTPNGHLSASAYYYGGKGVLGDSCSYLYHQGYGYTPYGAPMQHDDNLYGLQQYQYPSSYYQSPASADGSFAANKINAQEGRISAAASAEHIPSSAVINKGSSIGVVNEGSTNNNGVKEFLSSTQRPLLNSNDSYQRAGFPVYAPLSGYQDPRVGPHGTQPALPLDPLLFSNKKSNDGAKIGLSSPAVPGKKISSQRNTTIPQPLPQSMNLHGSIHSSGLEPFSGFINGTYPSNTMYSQYGNAYRASSHFGQAPYGYGYRIGSVNNKPKASNDGCAIDHVKRNMDGFGELNKGPRSGNSSDDKSVDGPGPVTLLIKGQNLPIKSDNKEVPLVPNNEQYNGKDFPENYSDAKFFVIKSYSEDDIHKSIKYKVWASTFNGNKKLDAAYHESKEKPGDCPVFLLFSVNTSGQFVGLAEMVSPLDFGRTVEYWQQDRWSGCFSVKWHIIKDIPNSVLRPITLENNENKPVTNSRDTQEVKFEKGIQILKIFKQHSSKTCILDDFGFYETREKMIQERKSMEQQLPKQASKSNDLTTNGTVMLPKSHDGALKNESATTDEAGQKEKLVEVNGSTQASEDCSKNC, from the exons ATGGCAACCCTTGCTCCATCCTCTGACACTGCAA CTGCAGATTTACTGCAGAATTTGTCCTTGGATTCCGAGTCCAAGACAGTTCCTGAGCCTGCAAAGAAG AATGGACATGGTCCAGCCAAGGGGGTGACCAAGCCATTTAACCCGAATGCAAGCTTCACTCCAAATGGACACCTGTCTGCTTCTGCATACTATTATGGAGGTAAG GGTGTTTTGGGAGATAGCTGCTCTTATTTGTACCATCAAGGTTATGGTTATACACCATATGGAGCACCCATGCAACATGATGACAATCTCTATGGGCTGCAACAGTACCAGTACCCTTCTTCTTACTACCAGTCTCCAGCTTCTGCTGATGGGTCATTTGCTGCTAACAAAATCAATGCTCAAGAAGGGAGAATATCAGCTGCAGCCAGTGCTGAACATATCCCTTCATCTGCTGTTATTAATAAAGGAAGCTCCATTGGTGTGGTGAATGAAGGTTCCACAAACAACAATGGGGTAAAGGAATTTTTATCAAGTACCCAGCGCCCGTTGTTGAATTCAAATGATTCTTATCAAAGGGCTGGCTTTCCTGTGTATGCTCCTTTGTCAGGATATCAAGATCCAAGAGTAGGTCCTCATGGGACTCAACCAGCATTACCTTTGGATCccttattattttctaataagaaGTCCAATGATGGAGCAAAAATTGGATTATCTTCACCAGCTGTGCCTGGCAAAAAAATTTCCTCTCAAAGGAATACAACCATTCCTCAGCCACTTCCACAGTCCATG AACTTACATGGTTCCATACATTCATCTGGACTAGAACCGTTCTCTGGATTCATTAATGGGACGTACCCAAGCAACACAATGTATAGCCAATATGGAAATGCATATAGAGCTAGTTCTCATTTCGGACAAGCTCCGTATGGATATGGGTATAGAATAGGGTCTGTTAATAACAAGCCTAAAGCCTCAAATGATGGTTGTGCTATTGATCATgtcaaaagaaatatggatgGCTTTGGTGAGCTGAATAAGGGACCCAGATCTGGCAATAGTTCTGATGATAAAAGTGTTGATGGTCCTGGACCTGTCACATTATTAATCAAGGGACAGAATCTTCCAATTAAGAGTGATAATAAAGAAGTGCCTCTAGTTCCCAATAACGAACAGTACAATGGGAAAGACTTTCCTGAGAATTATTCTGATGCAAAATTTTTTGTCATCAAATCTTATAGCGAGGATGATATTCATAAAAGCATTAAATATAAAGTCTGGGCAAGCACCTTTAATGGCAACAAAAAACTGGATGCAGCGTATCATGAATCCAAGGAGAAACCTGGTGACTGTCCTGTATTTTTGCTATTTTCG GTTAACACTAGTGGCCAATTTGTTGGTTTGGCAGAGATGGTGAGTCCACTTGATTTTGGTAGAACTGTGGAGTATTGGCAGCAGGACAGGTGGAGTGGTTGCTTTTCTGTGAAGTGGCATATCATAAAAGATATCCCAAACAGTGTGTTGAGGCCCATAACACtagaaaacaatgaaaacaaaCCTGTTACTAACAGCAGGGACACCCAGGAG GTTAAGTTTGAGAAGGGTATTcaaattctcaaaattttcaagCAGCATTCAAGCAAAACATGCATTTTGGATGATTTTGGGTTCTATGAGACTCGTGAAAAGATGATTCAGGAAAGAAAATCTATGGAACAACAGCTTCCGAAACAG GCTAGCAAGTCCAATGATTTAACAACAAATGGGACAGTTATGTTGCCCAAGTCTCATGATGGAGCCTTGAAGAATGAATCAGCTACTACAGATGAAGCAGGACAAAAGGAGAAGCTGGTAGAAGTGAATGGATCAACTCAAGCATCTGAAGACTGTTCAAAGAACTGCTAA
- the LOC100789473 gene encoding YTH domain-containing protein ECT3 isoform X5, whose translation MQASLQMDTCLLLHTIMEGVLGDSCSYLYHQGYGYTPYGAPMQHDDNLYGLQQYQYPSSYYQSPASADGSFAANKINAQEGRISAAASAEHIPSSAVINKGSSIGVVNEGSTNNNGVKEFLSSTQRPLLNSNDSYQRAGFPVYAPLSGYQDPRVGPHGTQPALPLDPLLFSNKKSNDGAKIGLSSPAVPGKKISSQRNTTIPQPLPQSMNLHGSIHSSGLEPFSGFINGTYPSNTMYSQYGNAYRASSHFGQAPYGYGYRIGSVNNKPKASNDGCAIDHVKRNMDGFGELNKGPRSGNSSDDKSVDGPGPVTLLIKGQNLPIKSDNKEVPLVPNNEQYNGKDFPENYSDAKFFVIKSYSEDDIHKSIKYKVWASTFNGNKKLDAAYHESKEKPGDCPVFLLFSVNTSGQFVGLAEMVSPLDFGRTVEYWQQDRWSGCFSVKWHIIKDIPNSVLRPITLENNENKPVTNSRDTQEVKFEKGIQILKIFKQHSSKTCILDDFGFYETREKMIQERKSMEQQLPKQASKSNDLTTNGTVMLPKSHDGALKNESATTDEAGQKEKLVEVNGSTQASEDCSKNC comes from the exons ATGCAAGCTTCACTCCAAATGGACACCTGTCTGCTTCTGCATACTATTATGGAG GGTGTTTTGGGAGATAGCTGCTCTTATTTGTACCATCAAGGTTATGGTTATACACCATATGGAGCACCCATGCAACATGATGACAATCTCTATGGGCTGCAACAGTACCAGTACCCTTCTTCTTACTACCAGTCTCCAGCTTCTGCTGATGGGTCATTTGCTGCTAACAAAATCAATGCTCAAGAAGGGAGAATATCAGCTGCAGCCAGTGCTGAACATATCCCTTCATCTGCTGTTATTAATAAAGGAAGCTCCATTGGTGTGGTGAATGAAGGTTCCACAAACAACAATGGGGTAAAGGAATTTTTATCAAGTACCCAGCGCCCGTTGTTGAATTCAAATGATTCTTATCAAAGGGCTGGCTTTCCTGTGTATGCTCCTTTGTCAGGATATCAAGATCCAAGAGTAGGTCCTCATGGGACTCAACCAGCATTACCTTTGGATCccttattattttctaataagaaGTCCAATGATGGAGCAAAAATTGGATTATCTTCACCAGCTGTGCCTGGCAAAAAAATTTCCTCTCAAAGGAATACAACCATTCCTCAGCCACTTCCACAGTCCATG AACTTACATGGTTCCATACATTCATCTGGACTAGAACCGTTCTCTGGATTCATTAATGGGACGTACCCAAGCAACACAATGTATAGCCAATATGGAAATGCATATAGAGCTAGTTCTCATTTCGGACAAGCTCCGTATGGATATGGGTATAGAATAGGGTCTGTTAATAACAAGCCTAAAGCCTCAAATGATGGTTGTGCTATTGATCATgtcaaaagaaatatggatgGCTTTGGTGAGCTGAATAAGGGACCCAGATCTGGCAATAGTTCTGATGATAAAAGTGTTGATGGTCCTGGACCTGTCACATTATTAATCAAGGGACAGAATCTTCCAATTAAGAGTGATAATAAAGAAGTGCCTCTAGTTCCCAATAACGAACAGTACAATGGGAAAGACTTTCCTGAGAATTATTCTGATGCAAAATTTTTTGTCATCAAATCTTATAGCGAGGATGATATTCATAAAAGCATTAAATATAAAGTCTGGGCAAGCACCTTTAATGGCAACAAAAAACTGGATGCAGCGTATCATGAATCCAAGGAGAAACCTGGTGACTGTCCTGTATTTTTGCTATTTTCG GTTAACACTAGTGGCCAATTTGTTGGTTTGGCAGAGATGGTGAGTCCACTTGATTTTGGTAGAACTGTGGAGTATTGGCAGCAGGACAGGTGGAGTGGTTGCTTTTCTGTGAAGTGGCATATCATAAAAGATATCCCAAACAGTGTGTTGAGGCCCATAACACtagaaaacaatgaaaacaaaCCTGTTACTAACAGCAGGGACACCCAGGAG GTTAAGTTTGAGAAGGGTATTcaaattctcaaaattttcaagCAGCATTCAAGCAAAACATGCATTTTGGATGATTTTGGGTTCTATGAGACTCGTGAAAAGATGATTCAGGAAAGAAAATCTATGGAACAACAGCTTCCGAAACAG GCTAGCAAGTCCAATGATTTAACAACAAATGGGACAGTTATGTTGCCCAAGTCTCATGATGGAGCCTTGAAGAATGAATCAGCTACTACAGATGAAGCAGGACAAAAGGAGAAGCTGGTAGAAGTGAATGGATCAACTCAAGCATCTGAAGACTGTTCAAAGAACTGCTAA